The nucleotide sequence CCTAAGTACTGTGTATAATTAGCTGAAGTAGGGTCTAAATCAATTTTGTAGTATGTACTTCCACCAGCTTTAAAATAGTAAATTCCGTTAGCACTAACGTCCCCTACATATTTATTACCCGTGGGTAAATCATTAATAGTATACACCGTAGTAGTAAAATTTTTTCCTATACGAACAATAGATTGTTCAGGAGAAGAAAGGTAGCCCCAGATGTATCCATCTTTAGGATTATAACCTGCTCCATTGATATTACCAGAGGTAATATCCGCTGCCACCAAGATAGCATTACCAGAAGCTAAATCAATAGCATAGACATCATTATATTGAAATAAATAAGCATTATAATCACAGTTAAACGGGATTTCTTGAGCAAAGGCACTAGTAGTAGAGAATAACACTCCTAATAAAACCTTTTTAAAAATTGTAGGTAAAGTTTTTTTCATTGGAATGGGGTCATTTTAAATTAAAAAACACCATAAAACTACAACTTATTACTTTAAGAAAGTAAGACTTTTAGACAAATACATCACTTTTAATCGTTAAAATGCTTTTATGTACAGATAAGCTGTTTTTGATTCTCACTTTAAAAATATATGAACTCAACCTACCAAGCAATCGGGTTATAATCCTTCAAGAATTTACCGCGCCAATGCTTCCCAGAATTGATTCCGTCGAACAAAGGATCCATGACTCTTGCTGCTCCATCTACAATATCTAATGGCGGTTGAAAATCTTCTTGTTCTTGTTTTCTTTTAGCTAATTCGGCAGGATCTTCGTCGGTAACCCAACCTGTATCTACTGCGTTCATAAAGATTCCGACTTTAGCCAATTCACCTGCAGCAGTATGCGTTAACATATTCAAAGCCGCCTTAGCCATATTCGTATGAGGATGACGGGCTTCTTTAAAATCACGGTAAAACTTCCCTTCCATCGCTGAAACGTTGATGATATGCTTTTTACCGGTGTTGTCTTTTTTCATCAATTCCGACAAACGATTACATAAAACAAAAGGCGCAACCGAATTCACCAACTGTACCTCAATCATCTCCGTAGTTTCTATTTGTCCTAATTTCAAGCGCCAACTGTTGGTCTTTCGCAAATCAACTTGTTGCAAGTCAGCATCAAGTTCTCCTTCTGGAAAAACTTCATTAGTTACCAAAGCTTTATCAAATGAATACGGAATCTGAGATAACTGTGCCGAAGCTCTCAGTCCAATTCCTGGTTCGGGTCCATGCCAAGTAACTGGCATATTTTGATTCGAAGAAATACTAGAAGTTAAGACTTTCAATTCATCCAAGCAATCCAAATGGTCTAATAATAACGTTTGGGCTTGTATTGGTAAAGAGGCAATAGGACGTTCTTCATTTTCCATCAAGTGCGTATAAAAACCTGAAGGACGACGCACTGTTTGCGCAGCATTATTAATCAATATATCTAAACGACCGTATTTTTGTTCGATGAAATTACAAAAGATTTCCACACTTGGAATATGTCTTAAATCCAAACCGTGAATTTTCAAACGATCTTCCCAGTCTTTAAAATCAGGTTCTTTAGCAAAACGCAAAGCCGAATCGACAGGAAAGCGAGTGGTCGCAACAACTGTAGCACCGCCACGCAACAACATCAAAGTAATATGATACCCTATCTTTAATCGAGAACCTGTAACTACTGCAATTTGCCCTTGTACATCGGCCGTTTGAAAACGTTTGGCATAATTAAAATCACCACAATCCGTACACATCGAATCGTAAAAATGATGCATCTTAGTAAAAGGTGTTTTGCACACATAACAATTACGTGGGGTCTCTAACTCTAATGCTTCTTTGTTTGCCAAATCAGTCGAAGCTAATAATAGAGGAGCCACAAAGACCGAAGCCTCACGAGCATGGCGAATTCCTGTTTCTTTTCGGGCTGTTCTATCGCGTTTTTCTTGTTTGCGCTTGGCAACTGCTTTTCCATCTTTCTTTCGACGCAAAAGCTCCTCACGATCAGGACGTGAAAACTGACCTGCCGCTTTGATTAAAGCCGTTCGTTGTTCTTTGGGAATATCAAAAATCTGGTCGGTATCTGTATTTAATTGGGAGAGAATAGCAATACAACGGTCAATTTCTTCTGCTGTGATTGTTCTTTCTGTTACTTGTTCTTCCTGCATCATCATCTATGAATGGCGTTTTTTTTTAAGCTTTTTTTTTAAACACATAGAAACATAGTTATTCTTTGCGTGTAAGGCGCTTTGCTTAGAATAGTTAAAACATAGCTGTACATCATCAAAAAACTAAATGCGTTTTAAGAGCGCAAAGATAGTTCTTTTTTAAAGGGACTAAGTCACAAAGATTCTAAGTTTTAGGGTCAACAGAATACAAGCCCTCTATATACATCCCCTTTTCCCTTTTCCCTTTTCCCTTTTCCTCATTTCACTTCTAACTTCTAACTTACATTCGTACCTTAGCCCCTTTGAAACTCAAAAAACATGTTATTCCAAATCAAATCCTATTTACAGTTCCTTTGGCATTCTAAAAACGAACACGCTGTGCACTCCCCTTTTGTGTTTCTTTTGATTACCAAATGTTTTTACGATACAAAACCAAAAGCTGATTACACCATTTTAAAGAACTACCGCCAGTCTCTCTTAGAAAATAAAAACACCATTGAGGTAACCGACTTTGGTGCGGGTTCGAAAGTTTTCAAATCCAACCAACGTCAGATTGCTCAAATTGCTAAAACAGCTGGAATTAGTCCAAAACGTGCACAATTGCTGTATCGAATAGCAGCCTATTTTCAGCCGGAAACGATTCTGGAATTAGGCACTTCATTAGGATTAGCAACTTCTGCATTGGCTTTAGGGAATCCTAAGGCAACCATCACCAGCTTAGAAGGCTGCCCAAATACGATGGCAATTGCAAAAAAACAATTACAACAATTCAATTTGAATAATGTAAATACTGTTGTGACTGAATTTGGTACCTATTTCGACAACTTGAAACTTGAAACCTTAAACTTTAAACTTATTTACTTCGATGGCAATCATTCTAAAAAAGCAACCTTAGATTACTTTGAGCGGTTGTTACCAACAGTTCATAATGATACAGTTTGGATTTTTGACGACATTCATTGGTCAGCCGAAATGGAGGAAGCTTGGAAAGAAATCAAAAACCATCCGAAAGTTAAAGTTACCATTGACACTTATCAATGGGGATTGGTTTTCTTTAGATACGAACAGCCCAAACAGCATTTTATCATTCGGACGTAGAAGTTTATTATACCCGTTTCCAAACTCACAAAATGCGTGTTTAACTATTTAATTTAAAGAGTTCCATTTACATTTTGTACTTTTATTTTTTTGAATCGAACATTATAAACCTCAACATGAGTCAACCTTTAATCAAAATCAAGAACATCAAACGAAACTTTAGTTTAGGCGATGAAACCGTTTATGTTTTAAAAGGCATTGATTTAGAAATCAACAAAGGTGAATATGTAGCGCTAATGGGGCCGTCGGGTTCAGGGAAATCGACTTTGATGAATCTTTTGGGTTGTTTGGACACGCCTACTTCGGGTACTTATATCTTAAATGGCAAAGATGTCAGTAAAATGAGGGATAATGAACTAGCTGAAATCCGCAATAAAGAAATAGGTTTTGTATTTCAAACTTTCAATTTATTGCCTCGAATGACAGCTTTGGACAATGTCGCTTTACCGATGATTTACGCTGGTTATTCTAAATCCGAACGAAAAGCAAGAGCCGAAGCCGTTTTAAACCAAGTAAGTCTTGCTGACCGAATGGATCATCAACCCAATCAACTTTCTGGTGGTCAACGCCAACGAGTTGCAGTAGCAAGAGCCTTGGTCAACAAACCTTCCATTATCCTTGCCGATGAACCTACAGGAAACTTAGACAGTAAAACATCAGTTGAAATCATGACCCTTTTTAACGAAATTCATGCTAACGGCAACACGGTCATTTTAATAACACACGAAGAAGAAATCGCCGCTTATGCGCATCGAATTATTCGACTACGAGATGGAATGATTGAGAGTGACACAAGAAAAGAAGGTTAACTGACTAACCGTTTAATCGATTAATCGGTTAAACTTTAAATGATTAAACAACAAAAATGAAAATATACACCAAAACCGGCGACGGTGGTACCACAGCACTTTTTGGCGGAACACGCGTCCCTAAAGACCATATTCGGATTGACAGTTATGGCACGGTTGACGAGTTGAATTCCTATATTGGACTTATTCGTGACCAAGAAATAGACACTCATTACAAGCAAATCCTAATTGAAATCCAAGATCGCTTGTTTACAGTTGGTGCTATTTTGGCCACTCCACCCGAAAAGGAAGTTTTGAAAAACGGACAACCCCGATTAAAAAACCTGGGTATACTAGAAACCGACATCGAATTATTAGAAAATGAAATCGACACCATGGAACTAGCCTTGCCTCCCATGATGCATTTTGTACTGCCTGGCGGACATTCTACGGTGTCATATTGTCATATTGCACGCTGTGTTTGCCGTAGAGCCGAACGTTTAGCCGTACATTTAGACCATCAAGAACCTATTGAACCACTTACAATTCAATATCTAAACCGACTTTCTGACTACCTTTTTGTCTTGGCACGAAAGTTGACTTTTGATTTGAACGCTGAGGAAGTGAAATGGATTCCGAGAAAGTAATCAGTTAGCAGAAAAATAGTAATCAGTACCAAACTGAACACTAAAAAACTGAATACTGAACACTAAAAAAAAACACGTTCTTATTTTTTTTATAAAAAAATCATTTTTTACTTGTCTTTTTCAGTAAAAAAATTATTTTTGCACAAAACTAAATCGATAAAAAGATGTATTGGACATTAGAATTAGCATCCTATCTAAGTGATGCACCGTGGCCTGCTAACAAAGACGAACTTATTGACTACGCTATACGTGCTGGAGCACCACTAGAAGTGGTAGAAAACCTACAGTCTATTGAAGACGAAGGCGAGATATACGAATCGATGGAAGAAATTTGGCCTGATTATCCTACTGACGAAGATTATCTTTGGAATGAGGACGAATATTAAAAAATAATACCAAGAAAAA is from Flavobacterium sp. NG2 and encodes:
- a CDS encoding SDR family NAD(P)-dependent oxidoreductase — encoded protein: MQEEQVTERTITAEEIDRCIAILSQLNTDTDQIFDIPKEQRTALIKAAGQFSRPDREELLRRKKDGKAVAKRKQEKRDRTARKETGIRHAREASVFVAPLLLASTDLANKEALELETPRNCYVCKTPFTKMHHFYDSMCTDCGDFNYAKRFQTADVQGQIAVVTGSRLKIGYHITLMLLRGGATVVATTRFPVDSALRFAKEPDFKDWEDRLKIHGLDLRHIPSVEIFCNFIEQKYGRLDILINNAAQTVRRPSGFYTHLMENEERPIASLPIQAQTLLLDHLDCLDELKVLTSSISSNQNMPVTWHGPEPGIGLRASAQLSQIPYSFDKALVTNEVFPEGELDADLQQVDLRKTNSWRLKLGQIETTEMIEVQLVNSVAPFVLCNRLSELMKKDNTGKKHIINVSAMEGKFYRDFKEARHPHTNMAKAALNMLTHTAAGELAKVGIFMNAVDTGWVTDEDPAELAKRKQEQEDFQPPLDIVDGAARVMDPLFDGINSGKHWRGKFLKDYNPIAW
- a CDS encoding O-methyltransferase, whose protein sequence is MLFQIKSYLQFLWHSKNEHAVHSPFVFLLITKCFYDTKPKADYTILKNYRQSLLENKNTIEVTDFGAGSKVFKSNQRQIAQIAKTAGISPKRAQLLYRIAAYFQPETILELGTSLGLATSALALGNPKATITSLEGCPNTMAIAKKQLQQFNLNNVNTVVTEFGTYFDNLKLETLNFKLIYFDGNHSKKATLDYFERLLPTVHNDTVWIFDDIHWSAEMEEAWKEIKNHPKVKVTIDTYQWGLVFFRYEQPKQHFIIRT
- a CDS encoding ABC transporter ATP-binding protein produces the protein MSQPLIKIKNIKRNFSLGDETVYVLKGIDLEINKGEYVALMGPSGSGKSTLMNLLGCLDTPTSGTYILNGKDVSKMRDNELAEIRNKEIGFVFQTFNLLPRMTALDNVALPMIYAGYSKSERKARAEAVLNQVSLADRMDHQPNQLSGGQRQRVAVARALVNKPSIILADEPTGNLDSKTSVEIMTLFNEIHANGNTVILITHEEEIAAYAHRIIRLRDGMIESDTRKEG
- a CDS encoding cob(I)yrinic acid a,c-diamide adenosyltransferase, coding for MKIYTKTGDGGTTALFGGTRVPKDHIRIDSYGTVDELNSYIGLIRDQEIDTHYKQILIEIQDRLFTVGAILATPPEKEVLKNGQPRLKNLGILETDIELLENEIDTMELALPPMMHFVLPGGHSTVSYCHIARCVCRRAERLAVHLDHQEPIEPLTIQYLNRLSDYLFVLARKLTFDLNAEEVKWIPRK
- a CDS encoding DUF2795 domain-containing protein yields the protein MYWTLELASYLSDAPWPANKDELIDYAIRAGAPLEVVENLQSIEDEGEIYESMEEIWPDYPTDEDYLWNEDEY